In Streptomyces camelliae, the sequence CCTCGGACACCTCGCGGCGCACCGCCTGCTCGATGGACTCGCCCGGCTCGACGAATCCGGCGAGCGTGGAGAAGCGGCCCTCGGGCCAGTGCACCTGGCGGCCGAGCAGGATGCGGTCGTCCGCGTCGGTGACGGCCATGATCACGGCCGGGTCGGTGCGCGGGTAGTGCTCGGCGCCGCAGGCCGGGCAGCGGCGGATGTGGCCGGCGGCGGCGATGACCGTGCGCTCGCCGCAGCGGGAGCAGAAGCGGTGGGTGCGCTGCCAGTTCTCCAGGCCGACCGCGTGCACCATGAGCCCGGCGTCGCGCGGCGACAGCAGCAGGCCCGCCTCCCGCAGGCCGGCGGGGCGCGCGGACTGGTCGATGCGGCCGGGCAGCGCGTCCTTCTGCAGCGCGAAGTAGCTGACGCCGTCCTCGTCGATGCCGAGGAAGTAGCGGTGCGCCTCGGTGAGCGGGGCCTCGAAGGAGGGCGTCATGACGAGTTCGGTACGGCCGTCCGGGGTCTCGTCGATGAGCACCTGGCCGCCGGAGACGACGAAGCAGCGGGTCGTGGGGTGGCTCCATGCCGCCGCGAGCCAGGCTTCGTCGAGCCGGTGGTGGGCGGCGCGGTCGATGCCGCTCGGGGCGGTCAGCGAGATGGGACGGTCGGCTGTGTCGTCGGTCCAGGTGGTCACGGGTGCTTCCAACTCCCCCAGTGCAGCGGTTCGTTCGGCGGGCGGTTCGGCGGGGCGTTCGGCGTGGGGCACCGGGCCGGATGGGGCGGGCGTGCGGGGCGGTTCCTCCAGTGTGCCCCGGGCGCGGTGCCCTCCCGTGCGGCGCCGGTCCGGTCAGGGCGTGGGACGCCAGTTCTCGGCCAGGTCTCCCCACAGATAGGCGCTGGTCTCGACGCCCTTGAGGAGGAGATCCAGTTCGACCTTCTCGTCGGGGGCGTGCCAGCCGTCGGAGGGGACGGAGATGCCCAGGAAGAGCACGGGGGCGCCGAGGACTTCCTGGAGGTCGGCGGCGGGCCCGGAGCCGCCTTCGCGCGTGTAGCGGACCGGTCCCTCGAAGGCGCGGCCCATGGCGCGGGCCACGGACTGCAGGGCGGGGTGGTCGAGCGGGGTCAGGCACGGGCGCGTGGCCGGGCCGAAGTCGATCTCGCAGCGGATCCCGGCCGGCACCTGTTCGGCGGCCCAGGCGCGCACGGCCTTCTCGATGTGCTCGGGCTCCTGGCCGGCGACCAGCCGGAACGACAGCTTCACCAGGGCCGAGGACGGGATGATCGTCTTGCTGCCGGGGCCCTGGTAGCCACCGCTGATGCCGTTGACCTCGGCGGTCGGGCGGGCCCAGATCCGCTCCAGGGTGGTGTGCCCGGCCTCGCCGTGGGCGGCGCGGGACTTGGCCGTGTGCAGCCAGCTTTCCTCGTCGAAGGGCAGTTCGGCGAACAGCTCGCGTTCGCGGTCGGTCAGCTCGACGACGCCGTCGTAGAAGCCGGGGATCGCCACGCGTGCGTGCTCGTCGTGCAGGGCGGCGACCAGGCGGGCGATCGCGGTGGCCGGGTTGGGCACCGCGCCGCCGAAGGAGCCGGAGTGGATGTCCTGGTCGGGGCCGTACAGGCGGATCTCGCACTCGGCGAGGCCGCGCATGCCCGTGCACACGGTCGGGGTGTCCTCGGACCACATGCCGGTGTCGGAGACGATCACGGCGTCGGCGGCGAGCCGGCCGGCGCGCTCCTCCACCAGGGACCGGAAGTGCGGGGAGCCGGAC encodes:
- the nudC gene encoding NAD(+) diphosphatase, with amino-acid sequence MTTWTDDTADRPISLTAPSGIDRAAHHRLDEAWLAAAWSHPTTRCFVVSGGQVLIDETPDGRTELVMTPSFEAPLTEAHRYFLGIDEDGVSYFALQKDALPGRIDQSARPAGLREAGLLLSPRDAGLMVHAVGLENWQRTHRFCSRCGERTVIAAAGHIRRCPACGAEHYPRTDPAVIMAVTDADDRILLGRQVHWPEGRFSTLAGFVEPGESIEQAVRREVSEEVGVTIGSVEYVASQPWPFPSSLMLGFMARATSTEIDVDGDEIHEARWFSREELHDAFESGEVMPPYGISIAARLIEMWYGKPLPTRSFV
- a CDS encoding dipeptidase, yielding MSQTPDSAVRTYIEQHRTAFLDDLAAWLRIPSVSAQPAHAADVRRSADWLAAKLKETGFPTVEIWQTPGAPAVFAEWPSGDPEAPTVLVYGHHDVQPAAREDGWNSDPFEPIVRGNRLYARGAADDKGQVFFHTLGVRAHLAATGRTAPAVSLKLLIEGEEESGSPHFRSLVEERAGRLAADAVIVSDTGMWSEDTPTVCTGMRGLAECEIRLYGPDQDIHSGSFGGAVPNPATAIARLVAALHDEHARVAIPGFYDGVVELTDRERELFAELPFDEESWLHTAKSRAAHGEAGHTTLERIWARPTAEVNGISGGYQGPGSKTIIPSSALVKLSFRLVAGQEPEHIEKAVRAWAAEQVPAGIRCEIDFGPATRPCLTPLDHPALQSVARAMGRAFEGPVRYTREGGSGPAADLQEVLGAPVLFLGISVPSDGWHAPDEKVELDLLLKGVETSAYLWGDLAENWRPTP